From Paenibacillus polymyxa, the proteins below share one genomic window:
- a CDS encoding helix-turn-helix domain-containing protein, whose amino-acid sequence MKITPTIRAELEHFLQQENLTLSQFGQITGMNRGIISSIVTGNKSMSINQLDRITEAMGLPEGHFYDLFIENYIIDTPPNMRRIEPFLFRCAELDKLDAIRRVVGAIMDNLLYSPKLFEIAEELLSQGRHEAALILYEGVAEAERYQHSERLAVCQYRIFTIQIGDDQSRNIRAAAVFEAFVERLDEIDQLDALKDLANVYRSLRKWDKVDEIARKMKQKAKTQYLLKHQHKNRECDEYKKLSRPLFVYISYADLLCAGVYEAQGDYNQALQYTYAYADLDWVKETDEDTKHWISLFQHWAQANVIVNKLLSGDMKVLNDYVEYIAASSDTTDQDRVTQLLNIMMTANRYQIDVNDILQRFETDVNSLLQLPQFNDVYTQHVIPEQFARLGYELAYYYLHQGTYDDGFKYLMYSLVSYHRLNNETYFIKCLVLFERYRVYAVSETKAAYLEFIERVWIADVKKNGAIDRRN is encoded by the coding sequence TGGACAAATTACAGGGATGAATAGGGGAATAATAAGTAGCATTGTAACAGGTAATAAATCCATGTCTATTAACCAGCTCGACCGAATTACTGAAGCTATGGGTTTACCAGAAGGCCACTTTTACGACTTGTTTATAGAAAACTACATCATAGACACTCCCCCGAATATGAGACGGATCGAGCCATTTTTATTTCGCTGTGCGGAGTTGGACAAGTTAGATGCAATCCGTCGAGTGGTGGGAGCCATCATGGACAATCTGCTGTATTCACCCAAGCTATTTGAAATTGCAGAAGAATTATTGTCGCAGGGGCGACATGAGGCTGCATTGATACTCTATGAGGGGGTAGCTGAAGCGGAGAGATATCAACATTCGGAACGTTTGGCAGTCTGTCAATATCGCATATTCACGATTCAAATCGGAGACGATCAAAGCCGTAATATCAGGGCAGCAGCAGTGTTTGAGGCTTTTGTTGAGCGCCTTGATGAAATAGATCAACTTGACGCATTGAAGGATTTAGCCAACGTGTATAGGTCTTTGCGTAAATGGGATAAGGTTGATGAAATAGCGAGAAAAATGAAGCAGAAAGCAAAAACTCAATATTTGTTAAAACATCAACATAAGAATCGAGAGTGTGACGAGTATAAGAAGTTGAGTCGCCCTTTGTTTGTATACATTTCCTATGCTGACCTGCTGTGTGCAGGTGTCTACGAAGCCCAAGGCGATTACAACCAAGCCCTACAATATACATACGCCTATGCTGATTTAGATTGGGTTAAAGAGACAGACGAAGATACCAAACACTGGATCAGCTTGTTTCAACATTGGGCGCAAGCTAACGTTATTGTGAACAAGCTTTTATCTGGGGATATGAAGGTCTTAAATGATTATGTAGAATATATTGCTGCATCGTCAGATACAACTGACCAAGATAGGGTTACCCAACTGCTGAACATTATGATGACGGCAAACCGATACCAGATAGACGTAAATGATATACTTCAGCGTTTTGAAACGGATGTTAATTCACTTTTGCAATTGCCTCAATTTAATGATGTATATACTCAACATGTGATTCCAGAACAATTTGCACGTTTGGGATACGAATTGGCTTATTATTATTTGCATCAAGGTACATACGACGATGGCTTTAAATACTTGATGTATTCACTGGTAAGTTATCATAGACTAAACAATGAGACTTATTTCATAAAATGTTTGGTGTTGTTTGAGCGTTATCGAGTTTATGCAGTATCCGAAACCAAGGCAGCATATTTAGAATTTATTGAAAGGGTGTGGATAGCTGATGTTAAGAAAAATGGCGCTATTGATCGTCGCAACTAG
- a CDS encoding peptidoglycan recognition protein family protein, with translation MIQQGNFLLMERNEFREWLKKQVVTRPIQFLQVHHTASPNYSTRKMVNGIAQQDTFKCLEGMRNYHLSEGWAATGQNITTLENGQIAISLDRPLNRIPAGIRGFNNKCICIEHVGNFDSGGDKITDEQKKTIIHLYACLAERFNLPINTDHIIYHSWFTRTGIRLRDFTPGKSSKTCPGTDFWGDGNTVAAAKKNFLPQIQEELNRLKGQNKNISKGDQPMTIQEQADFQALQEQVKQLTSKLSMDKIPEWAMEACVAAKNAGAVDTTSGGSYDFYRLITVMYRKGFFK, from the coding sequence ATGATTCAACAAGGCAATTTCTTGCTTATGGAACGAAATGAGTTCCGTGAGTGGCTAAAGAAACAAGTCGTTACTCGCCCTATTCAATTTTTACAAGTTCATCACACTGCTTCACCCAATTATTCTACAAGGAAAATGGTAAATGGAATTGCTCAACAAGACACTTTTAAATGTTTAGAGGGAATGAGAAATTATCATCTGTCCGAAGGTTGGGCTGCTACTGGACAAAATATCACTACTTTAGAAAATGGACAAATTGCAATTAGTCTTGATAGACCCTTAAATAGAATTCCTGCTGGAATCAGGGGGTTTAATAATAAATGTATCTGCATCGAACATGTTGGAAACTTCGATTCTGGTGGAGATAAAATCACAGACGAACAGAAAAAGACGATTATTCACCTCTACGCCTGTTTAGCTGAGAGATTTAACCTTCCTATTAATACTGATCATATTATTTACCATAGTTGGTTTACTAGGACAGGTATACGTTTGAGGGATTTCACTCCCGGCAAATCAAGTAAGACATGCCCGGGTACGGATTTCTGGGGAGATGGGAATACAGTAGCAGCAGCTAAAAAGAACTTTCTACCTCAGATACAGGAAGAACTGAATAGATTGAAGGGTCAAAATAAAAATATTAGCAAGGGAGATCAACCTATGACAATCCAAGAACAAGCAGACTTTCAAGCATTGCAAGAACAAGTAAAACAATTGACCTCCAAGTTGTCTATGGATAAGATTCCAGAATGGGCAATGGAGGCATGTGTAGCTGCAAAGAATGCTGGCGCTGTAGATACAACTTCTGGCGGTAGTTATGACTTTTATCGGCTAATTACTGTGATGTATCGCAAAGGATTCTTTAAATAA
- a CDS encoding phage holin family protein has translation MVHFIKETFYEDSSNEESFYITRIEENYVLESVGKFLFYTLGGSILTFLFGGWSEALTVLTFLVFLDYLSGLAAAYVEGRRNPNDKDKGWNSSKGFWGIFKKVFMFLTIALLYRVDIMLGLTGALSLMTSVTYFYIGNELISLVENYGRMGWYLPPQIKQAIRILKGKENEALKDDKED, from the coding sequence TTGGTACATTTTATAAAAGAGACATTTTACGAAGACTCTTCTAATGAGGAGTCTTTTTATATTACAAGAATTGAGGAAAACTATGTGCTTGAATCTGTTGGTAAGTTTTTATTTTATACGTTAGGTGGCTCTATTCTAACATTTTTATTTGGTGGCTGGAGCGAAGCTTTGACTGTACTTACGTTTCTAGTATTTTTGGATTATTTGTCTGGTTTAGCAGCAGCGTATGTTGAAGGTAGGAGAAATCCAAATGATAAGGATAAAGGATGGAATTCTAGTAAAGGATTCTGGGGAATCTTCAAAAAGGTTTTTATGTTTCTCACTATTGCCCTACTCTACCGCGTAGATATAATGCTCGGCTTAACAGGTGCATTAAGCTTAATGACCAGTGTGACATATTTCTATATAGGTAACGAATTAATTAGCTTAGTTGAAAATTACGGAAGAATGGGATGGTATCTACCACCGCAGATTAAGCAAGCTATTCGTATTCTAAAAGGAAAAGAAAATGAAGCATTAAAAGACGACAAGGAGGATTGA
- a CDS encoding DNRLRE domain-containing protein, translating to MDVYNDLGGEILIKSPSNRMEGKFVLYRQETNEVNSEMLVAYRRETTVDTTITIRVQRSADVSSQLDIKYRGNAEINSVLESTSVNYLAGTLEVRPHNRLLGKFELMEAPRVTKDLHPIEDATTRSRLDLQTVNYGDTQSMMIGQSDTEQFESFVNFGDLKVVVPDLNKLEEAKLRLYYSGSFTDDTNIKVYQPNTLWREYGITYANKPYGTELLLDSYTVNRTSKYIEFDVFDLVKRWQDESLINYGLIIKSESSHPTYFNTRESLKPPVLQLKYITSQNYSFGRGDLNSTLFVYGAGRKEVTGSLTVKSNFGFNYLPASLYVHKYKDFMQHDTNSTLAISRPDINSSLKVVYRKDDDLSASISVANFGTSAPDSSVMISRPDLGARLTTDPKMSLKSELTVTYRRESTIDSLIYVSRPEMNASLTVSKYKHVNSDLESTVLIQGVRFSDIESSLIVNKPDLGSSVVIRAIGDSDLDSFVQVPFFDYRDANVIVSRPDLGSWIEVKNFYDIDGTLYVKNREYLDATIDIRQKSDLDSIVDIKNVHNVESEVMISRPDLGGFLYPRLTRDNDLNAVAQIRKRDVSDLSSFIIVKGRSSGVYWYIL from the coding sequence TTGGATGTATACAATGATTTAGGCGGTGAAATTTTAATAAAATCGCCCTCCAATCGTATGGAGGGTAAATTTGTACTCTATCGGCAAGAAACAAATGAAGTAAATTCTGAAATGTTGGTTGCTTATCGCAGAGAAACAACTGTAGATACAACGATTACCATACGTGTTCAGAGATCAGCAGACGTTAGTAGCCAATTAGATATCAAATATAGAGGTAATGCTGAAATCAATTCAGTATTAGAATCAACCTCTGTCAACTATCTAGCTGGAACACTAGAAGTCAGACCTCACAATCGACTACTAGGTAAGTTTGAATTAATGGAAGCTCCTAGAGTCACCAAAGATCTGCATCCTATCGAAGATGCTACAACACGTAGTCGTTTAGACTTGCAAACAGTCAACTATGGCGATACACAGTCTATGATGATCGGACAGTCGGACACAGAACAGTTCGAGTCATTTGTAAACTTTGGTGATTTGAAAGTTGTTGTACCAGATCTAAACAAACTCGAAGAAGCTAAATTACGTCTCTACTATAGCGGAAGTTTTACGGATGATACAAATATTAAAGTGTATCAGCCGAATACGCTTTGGCGTGAGTATGGTATAACATATGCCAACAAGCCTTATGGAACTGAGCTATTATTGGATTCCTACACAGTCAACAGAACGAGTAAGTACATTGAATTCGATGTGTTTGACTTGGTTAAGCGTTGGCAGGATGAATCGCTAATCAACTATGGATTGATTATTAAATCGGAAAGTTCACACCCAACTTATTTTAATACAAGAGAATCGCTTAAGCCCCCTGTTCTTCAGCTTAAATATATTACGTCACAGAACTACAGTTTTGGACGAGGAGATCTAAATTCTACTCTATTCGTTTATGGTGCTGGTAGAAAAGAAGTAACAGGTAGTCTTACGGTTAAAAGTAATTTTGGATTTAATTATCTCCCTGCTTCTTTGTATGTCCATAAGTATAAAGACTTTATGCAGCATGATACGAATTCAACCTTGGCAATCTCCAGACCAGACATAAACAGCTCCTTGAAGGTTGTGTATCGTAAAGACGATGACCTATCTGCATCTATTAGTGTTGCTAACTTTGGAACATCTGCACCCGACTCATCGGTGATGATATCCAGACCTGATTTGGGAGCAAGATTAACAACTGATCCTAAGATGAGCCTTAAAAGTGAGCTAACAGTAACATACAGGCGAGAATCTACAATTGATAGCTTAATTTATGTATCACGACCAGAAATGAATGCAAGTTTAACTGTATCTAAATATAAGCATGTTAACAGCGATTTAGAATCTACTGTATTGATTCAAGGCGTAAGATTTTCAGATATTGAAAGTAGCTTGATTGTAAATAAACCAGACTTGGGTAGTAGTGTTGTTATCAGAGCTATTGGAGATAGTGACTTAGATTCATTTGTTCAAGTACCTTTCTTTGATTATCGTGATGCTAATGTAATTGTTTCACGTCCAGACTTGGGATCATGGATTGAGGTTAAGAACTTCTACGATATTGACGGTACTCTATATGTAAAGAACCGTGAATATTTAGATGCGACAATTGATATTCGTCAGAAAAGTGACTTGGATTCAATTGTAGATATCAAAAATGTTCACAACGTTGAGTCTGAAGTAATGATTAGTAGACCAGACTTAGGCGGCTTCTTATATCCTAGATTGACGAGAGACAATGATTTAAATGCTGTAGCACAAATCAGAAAAAGAGACGTAAGCGACTTAAGCAGCTTTATTATAGTCAAGGGACGTTCATCTGGTGTGTATTGGTACATTTTATAA
- a CDS encoding discoidin domain-containing protein has translation MYLKNMIPAMTSNTAPSGKVSATSVENTSTDGWCAFDGKANTYWSTSRGVISARIYYEFPSSQIIKKYTIKAGGEDGRLAPKTWTFEGSNDGTNWTVLDTQINQTDWASAGWGSVTTREYLISNDKRFTSYRVNVTQNNGHAYYLFIYEIEMFGVVFDKRCIIYNDSKYKIYDGANFIEAGISGTSPSESDYISKGMIDLSIIPESAWQQLQGDVELCYYSDDPSTTSTQFIVETTPFTFAEEWQDKEINVVEYTDDSQQTESSISLETESFILCDELGDNVDVLYYTDELTKTAATLEYDINYSPLDDIQNNFEVVTWTDESNNPPNLSLSALPVNQFVKQSNDFTLPGSLQAITVIKTASNNAKFLLSFDSGLTWKVYRYGKWIEVIVDDLNTIRKQAMSYKEISKLNESNFKNQGDKVRFGYYIEDRKQESLNATKIDATQLVIKSNVDNTKFQNLSFYVLNTEATIQISFNSGKILGQINDEDKGKVQYRVLLNDLPYFPNDGSFTRLAPSPVDINLNISERDMHFDKDNKLRVEFKDYWGNTDYWQTTFAGTYTGLMFMDESGEYLSDTFGGILKYLDFGMIFAGQTTLDQKVVIKNQLGYPIDNLLLEVNKEKLPEGVTIELSRTQAPFLATDYITYGLTKSLETQEFYVRIVADIEAKPVPNGIFELKINSNKATV, from the coding sequence ATGTACTTAAAGAATATGATTCCAGCTATGACCTCAAATACCGCTCCAAGCGGAAAAGTGAGTGCCACTTCTGTTGAGAACACTTCTACAGATGGGTGGTGTGCATTTGATGGAAAAGCCAATACCTACTGGTCTACTTCTAGAGGTGTAATTAGTGCAAGAATATATTATGAATTTCCATCTTCGCAGATAATAAAAAAGTATACTATTAAAGCTGGGGGCGAAGACGGTAGATTGGCTCCAAAAACTTGGACGTTCGAAGGATCAAATGATGGTACTAATTGGACTGTGCTAGATACACAAATCAATCAGACTGATTGGGCTTCGGCTGGATGGGGATCAGTCACAACGAGGGAGTATTTAATCTCCAATGATAAACGATTTACAAGTTACCGAGTAAATGTAACTCAAAACAATGGGCATGCTTATTATTTGTTTATTTATGAGATTGAAATGTTTGGTGTTGTATTTGATAAGCGATGCATAATTTACAATGACAGCAAATATAAAATCTATGATGGTGCTAACTTTATTGAAGCTGGTATTTCTGGAACATCTCCATCGGAAAGTGATTATATATCCAAAGGCATGATTGATTTATCAATTATTCCTGAATCAGCTTGGCAACAACTACAAGGAGATGTTGAACTATGCTATTACTCTGACGATCCTTCTACAACATCTACTCAATTCATTGTTGAGACTACTCCATTTACTTTTGCTGAGGAATGGCAAGATAAAGAGATTAATGTTGTTGAATACACAGATGACTCACAACAGACCGAATCGTCCATCTCACTAGAAACTGAATCTTTCATTCTATGTGATGAACTTGGTGATAACGTTGATGTTCTCTACTACACCGATGAATTAACTAAAACAGCAGCCACTTTAGAGTATGATATTAATTATTCCCCATTAGATGATATCCAAAATAATTTTGAAGTTGTAACGTGGACAGATGAATCAAATAACCCACCTAATCTTTCGCTTAGTGCTTTACCAGTCAATCAGTTCGTGAAGCAATCTAACGATTTCACTCTGCCCGGATCTCTTCAGGCGATTACTGTAATCAAGACTGCTAGTAACAATGCAAAGTTTTTGCTGTCATTTGATTCTGGTTTGACATGGAAAGTGTATCGTTATGGAAAATGGATAGAAGTAATTGTTGATGATCTGAACACAATTAGAAAGCAAGCAATGTCCTACAAAGAGATATCTAAGCTGAATGAAAGCAATTTTAAGAATCAAGGTGACAAAGTTAGATTTGGATATTACATAGAAGACAGAAAGCAAGAGTCATTAAATGCCACTAAAATTGATGCCACTCAACTAGTTATTAAATCAAATGTAGATAACACCAAATTTCAGAACCTATCTTTTTATGTACTTAATACTGAAGCTACAATTCAAATTTCGTTTAACAGCGGTAAGATTCTTGGACAAATTAATGACGAAGATAAGGGTAAAGTACAATACCGTGTATTACTGAACGATCTCCCCTACTTCCCGAATGATGGTTCATTTACTCGTTTAGCTCCTTCCCCTGTTGATATCAATCTCAATATATCTGAACGAGATATGCATTTTGATAAAGACAATAAACTACGTGTGGAGTTTAAAGATTATTGGGGCAATACAGACTACTGGCAAACGACCTTTGCTGGAACGTATACAGGGCTGATGTTTATGGATGAGTCTGGTGAATATCTATCTGACACATTTGGTGGAATCCTTAAGTACTTAGATTTTGGCATGATCTTTGCTGGTCAGACTACATTAGATCAGAAAGTTGTAATCAAAAATCAATTAGGATACCCAATTGATAATCTATTGTTGGAAGTAAACAAAGAGAAATTGCCCGAAGGTGTAACCATAGAATTGTCTCGTACTCAGGCTCCATTTTTGGCAACGGATTATATTACATATGGACTCACCAAATCATTAGAAACACAGGAATTCTACGTTAGGATTGTTGCGGACATAGAAGCCAAACCAGTACCCAACGGTATATTTGAACTCAAGATCAATTCAAACAAAGCAACAGTTTAA
- a CDS encoding SPRY domain-containing protein encodes MAINSMITWDSINKGFSTVLSNGNLSAITPSSSAKARCSVGKTSGKWYWEISFSGTFGNPNLGIVNSSAILSASDANSANVRSYYVDGRKFPEISSYASNYTINDTISVLLDLDSGTLEFWKNGISQGFSHTNILSMGTVYPFVSSGQSASDATVMTANFGASTFKFTPPAGFLPYAWETVDKFLVLKDEIAYGAVPSQPLVPKLTSAVGENGSVISSGAYTSNWFAFDGDKSTAYTTNFVPSTGAPAYIGYKFNTPVTVKRYEFLVGLIDFKLMASNDGVSWVTLDTRSNIPVNMTTVQSYIVPKASPYYYYKLETTKATSVRDWIQFNAVQFYDYTPVIIAPTLEENDYSTYGFVKEDEIDLEKKHSHILIKTTNNSSVGSGKVFKHSISEKNPIKNVSIT; translated from the coding sequence ATGGCAATCAATTCAATGATAACTTGGGATTCAATTAATAAAGGTTTCAGTACAGTTTTGTCCAATGGAAATTTATCTGCAATTACGCCAAGTTCTTCAGCTAAGGCAAGGTGCTCTGTAGGTAAAACCAGTGGAAAATGGTATTGGGAGATAAGTTTCTCGGGCACATTTGGTAATCCTAATTTGGGAATTGTAAATTCTTCCGCCATCCTAAGTGCGAGCGATGCCAACAGTGCAAATGTGAGGAGTTATTATGTTGATGGAAGAAAATTCCCGGAAATAAGTTCATATGCCAGCAATTATACAATAAATGACACCATATCTGTTCTTTTGGATTTAGATAGTGGTACATTGGAATTTTGGAAGAATGGTATTTCCCAAGGTTTTTCTCATACTAACATATTGAGCATGGGAACAGTTTATCCATTCGTTTCATCGGGGCAAAGTGCTTCTGATGCGACTGTGATGACCGCTAATTTTGGAGCATCAACTTTTAAATTTACGCCACCTGCTGGATTTCTCCCATATGCTTGGGAAACAGTTGATAAGTTTTTGGTATTAAAAGATGAGATTGCTTATGGGGCAGTTCCTTCGCAGCCCTTAGTTCCAAAACTTACATCAGCCGTTGGTGAAAATGGATCTGTCATTAGCTCGGGTGCATATACATCTAATTGGTTTGCATTTGATGGAGATAAGAGCACAGCTTACACCACAAATTTCGTTCCCTCTACTGGTGCTCCTGCTTATATAGGTTACAAGTTTAACACACCCGTAACAGTAAAAAGATATGAGTTTTTAGTTGGATTAATAGATTTTAAATTGATGGCATCAAATGATGGGGTTTCGTGGGTCACACTAGACACAAGGAGTAACATTCCTGTCAATATGACTACAGTACAATCTTACATCGTTCCGAAAGCATCACCCTATTACTACTACAAGCTGGAGACGACAAAAGCGACTAGTGTTCGCGATTGGATTCAATTTAATGCAGTACAATTCTACGATTACACTCCAGTAATCATTGCTCCGACCCTTGAAGAAAACGATTATTCGACTTATGGTTTCGTCAAGGAAGATGAGATTGACTTAGAAAAAAAGCATAGTCACATCCTTATAAAAACAACGAATAATAGTTCAGTTGGCTCAGGAAAGGTTTTTAAGCATTCCATTAGCGAAAAAAATCCTATTAAAAATGTGTCCATCACGTAA